One Aegilops tauschii subsp. strangulata cultivar AL8/78 chromosome 7, Aet v6.0, whole genome shotgun sequence genomic window carries:
- the LOC109756173 gene encoding aspartyl protease family protein At5g10770-like gives MASGIPSLLFCLLLAAPHLGSSYHTNGGKHFVVRSSDSRSPSTCSPVPGDGGRLPVMHRLSPCAPASGAGAGSGQSMPSISDALRLRALFGDSGDYKKSGVTIPSIGTPLQSLPGASEYHVTVGYGTPVQRLAVGFDTATVGATLLRCEPCAGSRCGKKHLFDPSRSSSLAQIPCGSRNCPLSDCSGPSCTATLKKKGAVVLNATFVTDTLTVSRSVAVDDFRFVCLETRGASTEGRSSGVLDLSRDPHSLASRVVLSPDTVAFSYCLPSAFPYSAGFLSFGATRPNIVSYATLKSKASHPNLYFLRLVGVSVGAVDIPVPPQALAGDALMELHTTFTYLQPKVYAALRDQFRGWMGQYPVAPPYGELDTCYNFTGQSSVGVPAVELTFEGGAGLEPGVQQTMYFKDRGNIFSVGCLAFAPVPPHARGITVIGSLAQATTEVVYDLRGGKVGFVTKSCL, from the exons ATGGCTTCCGGCATTCCCTCTCTGCTTTTCTGTCTGCTTCTTGCTGCTCCTCACCTTGGCAGCTCTTACCACACCAATGGTGGAAAGCACTTTGTTGTCCGCTCATCCGATTCGAGGAGTCCGTCGACCTGCTCGCCCGTCCCTG GAGATGGAGGACGGCTGCCGGTAATGCATCGGCTTAGCCCGTGCGCTCCTGCTTCTGGCGCCGGTGCCGGTTCGGGCCAAAGCATGCCCTCGATCAGCGACGCCCTCCGCCTGCGCGCCCTCTTCGGCGATTCAGGCGACTATAAAAAGTCCGGGGTGACGATCCCCTCGATCGGAACCCCACTCCAGTCTCTTCCGGGCGCATCAGAGTACCACGTCACCGTCGGCTACGGCACCCCGGTGCAGAGACTCGCCGTGGGATTCGACACGGCCACCGTGGGAGCCACGCTCCTCCGGTGCGAGCCATGCGCCGGGAGCCGGTGCGGCAAGAAGCACCTCTTCGACCCGTCCCGGTCGTCTTCCCTCGCCCAGATCCCGTGCGGCTCGAGAAACTGCCCGCTGAGCGACTGCTCCGGACCCAGCTGCACGGCAACCCTGAAAAAGAAGGGCGCCGTCGTGCTCAACGCCACCTTCGTCACCGACACGCTCACGGTCTCACGGTCGGTCGCCGTGGACGACTTCAGGTTCGTCTGCTTGGAGACGCGCGGCGCCAGCACGGAGGGCCGCTCGTCGGGAGTCCTCGACCTCAGCCGGGACCCCCACTCGCTGGCGTCGCGGGTCGTTCTCTCGCCGGACACGGTCGCCTTCTCCTACTGCCTGCCCTCGGCCTTCCCCTACTCGGCGGGCTTCCTCTCCTTCGGCGCCACGCGCCCGAACATAGTGAGCTACGCCACCCTAAAGAGCAAAGCCTCCCACCCGAACCTGTACTTCCTCCGGCTCGTCGGCGTGAGCGTCGGCGCGGTGGACATCCCGGTTCCGCCTCAGGCACTCGCCGGCGACGCGCTGATGGAGCTGCACACGACGTTCACCTACCTGCAGCCGAAGGTCTACGCGGCCCTCCGCGATCAGTTCAGGGGGTGGATGGGGCAGTACCCTGTGGCGCCGCCGTACGGCGAGCTCGACACGTGCTACAACTTCACCGGCCAGAGCAGCGTCGGGGTGCCGGCGGTCGAGCTCACCTTCGAGGGCGGTGCGGGCCTGGAGCCCGGCGTCCAGCAGACGATGTACTTCAAGGACCGCGGTAACATCTTCTCAGTGGGGTGCCTCGCGTTCGCGCCGGTGCCTCCGCACGCACGGGGCATCACGGTTATCGGCTCCTTGGCTCAGGCGACGACGGAAGTGGTTTACGACCTGCGTGGAGGCAAGGTCGGGTTCGTCACCAAGAGTTGCTTATAA